The genomic region CGTACGCGCCGATCCAGCTGCCCGCCGACGCCGATCCGGTGCACTTCGAGGGCGAGCTTGCGGCGGTGATCGGGCGGCCCTGCAAGGACGTTCCGGCCGCCCGGGCCGCCGAGAACATCCTCGGCTTCACCATCGCCAACGACGTCACCGCGCGCGATCAGCAGAAGAAGGACGGGCAGTGGACGCGGGGCAAGGGTCACGACACCTTCTGCCCGGTCGGCCCGTGGATCGTCACCGACCTCGACCCGTCGGACCTGGCGATCCGCACCGCGGTCAACGGTGAGGTCAAGCAGAACAGCCGGACCTCGAACATGATTCACGACGTCGGGCACATCATCGAGTGGATCTCGCGGGTGATGACGCTGCTGCCCGGCGACCTGATCCTCACCGGGACCCCGGCGGGGGTCGGTCCTATCGAGGACGGCGACACCGTCAGCATCACCGTCGAGGGCATCGGCACGCTAGTCAATCCGGTTGTGCGCAAGGGGAAGTCATGAGTGATTCGAAAGTGCGGGTGCGGTTCTGTCCGTCTCCGACCGGCACGCCGCACGTCGGCCTGATCCGCACCGCGCTGTTCAACTGGGCCTATGCGCGCCACACCGGCGGCACCTTCGTCTTCCGTATCGAGGACACCGACTCGGCCCGCGACTCCGAGGAGAGCTACCAGGCGATCCTGGAGGCGCTGCGGTGGCTGGGGCTGAACTGGGACGAGGGTCCCGAGGTCGGCGGACCCTATGCGCCGTACCGGCAGTCGCAGCGCCGCGACCTCTACCAGGACGTCATCGAGCGGCTGCTGGCCTCCGGTGACGCCTACGAGTCGTTCTCCACGCCCGAGGAGGTCGAGGCCCGGCACCTGGCCGCCGGCCGCAACCCCAAGCTCGGCTACGACAACTACGACCGCGACCTGACCGAGGAGCAGAAGGCCGCGTTCCGCGCCGAGGGCCGCCGTCCGGTGGTGCGGTTGAAGATGCCCGACCGCGACATCGGCTGGCGCGACCTGGTGCGCGGCGAGACCACCTTCCCCGCGGGCACGGTGCCCGACTTCGCGCTCACCCGCGGCACCGGTGAGCCGCTGTACACCCTGGTCAATCCCGTCGACGACGCGTTGATGAAGATCACACACGTGCTGCGCGGCGAGGACCTGCTGCCGTCCACGCCGCGCCAGATCGCGCTGTACGAGGCGCTGATGCGCATCGGCGTCGCCGACCGGGTCCCCGAGTTCGCGCACCTGCCAAGCGTTCTGGGGGACGGCAACAAGAAGCTGTCCAAGCGCGATCCGCAGTCGAACCTGTTCCTGCACCGCGACCGCGGCTTCATCCCCGAGGGCCTGCTGAACTACCTGGCCCTGCTCGGGTGGGGAATCGCCGAGGACCGCGACGTGTTCACCCTCGATGAGATGGTGGCCGCGTTCGATGTCGCCGACGTCAACTCCAACCCGGCCCGGTTCGACCAGAAGAAGGCCGACGCGATCAACGCCGAGCACATCCGGATGCTGTCCGGCGAGGAGTTCACCCGCCGGCTGGCCGCCTACTTCGCCGCCCACGGCTACGACACCGGGTTGGACGAGGCCCGCTTCGCGGAGGCCGCCGCGCTGGTGCAGACCCGCATCGTGGTGCTGGGCGACGCCTGGGAGCTGTTGAAGTTCCTCAACGACGACGCGTTCGCTCTGGACGAAAAGTCG from Mycolicibacterium phlei harbors:
- a CDS encoding fumarylacetoacetate hydrolase family protein, which codes for MRLGRIASPEGVAFVSIEGPPDDPAQAVAKEIAEHPFGTPEFTGRQWPLADVRLLAPILATKVVCIGKNYADHAAEMGGEAPADPVIFMKPNTAIIGPYAPIQLPADADPVHFEGELAAVIGRPCKDVPAARAAENILGFTIANDVTARDQQKKDGQWTRGKGHDTFCPVGPWIVTDLDPSDLAIRTAVNGEVKQNSRTSNMIHDVGHIIEWISRVMTLLPGDLILTGTPAGVGPIEDGDTVSITVEGIGTLVNPVVRKGKS
- the gltX gene encoding glutamate--tRNA ligase, which codes for MSDSKVRVRFCPSPTGTPHVGLIRTALFNWAYARHTGGTFVFRIEDTDSARDSEESYQAILEALRWLGLNWDEGPEVGGPYAPYRQSQRRDLYQDVIERLLASGDAYESFSTPEEVEARHLAAGRNPKLGYDNYDRDLTEEQKAAFRAEGRRPVVRLKMPDRDIGWRDLVRGETTFPAGTVPDFALTRGTGEPLYTLVNPVDDALMKITHVLRGEDLLPSTPRQIALYEALMRIGVADRVPEFAHLPSVLGDGNKKLSKRDPQSNLFLHRDRGFIPEGLLNYLALLGWGIAEDRDVFTLDEMVAAFDVADVNSNPARFDQKKADAINAEHIRMLSGEEFTRRLAAYFAAHGYDTGLDEARFAEAAALVQTRIVVLGDAWELLKFLNDDAFALDEKSAAKELKPEAVAVLDAALEALEAVDDWTTPAIEAALKTVLLEKLELKPRKAFGPIRVAATGASVSPPLFESLDLLGRDRSLARLRAGREHAAARVEP